Proteins from a single region of Allocatelliglobosispora scoriae:
- a CDS encoding AfsR/SARP family transcriptional regulator, producing MRLLGAVEVAVGDEVRPVPGLRRKAVLAMLGLHPGQVVSSDRLIDVVWAEDAPATALNTLQRHISYLRDLLGAKEFIMARSSGYLLALGDEATDVLAAERLIRAAKRASDPHRRVEGLRAALALWRGRPLTGVTALRWFGEQAERLDDMERDAMRALAEARLELGEHQALIPELERLLADRPLDEGLCRLLMTALYRSGRQAASLERFQQLRQVLAEELGIDPSQPLRELETAILRQDPALDPPIRVAVVAGTPVPAQLPLATRGFAPRHRELARLDAMLAESRDAGSMMVTVVSGTAGAGKTSLAVHWAHQVRGSFPDGQLYVDLRGFGGDARVDPPAVLRRFLDAYGVPGNRIPAGPDELAAFYRTMLADRRVLIVLDNARDVEQVRPLLPGSPGCAVLVTSRNQLTGLVAVEGAQSITLGLLTDDEARDLLTRRIGAGRVAAEAVAVRDMITLCARLPLALALAAASCVTRPDLAVGEVTTQLRATAGPFDALRSVFSWSYQAVSPAAARLFRLLGLHPGPSFTVPAAATLTGLDVAVVRPLLAELIDANLIQESILGRYRFHDLLWAYALDRAGSDESQAARHAAGHRLLDHYLHTSVRAAMLLTPHRQPLTGLLPPLPGVTLAEPVTRDASVAWFTDERSALQAMLRRAAAEGFDTHAWQLAWAVQDFLDRWGHWDDQVANQLLASDAAARLGQRAAEGHAHISASTTYARLGDNDRAQDHLRRALDLFADLGDLGSQAKVQYQLGWLANRQGRHEQAVRHARQALRLYRAAGQPMMAARTLNSLGWGYALSGDFARARPRCELALAQMRELGDLAFQAGTSDSLGYINHHLGNYDLAIAHYLRAIELYQGNDDRYYEADVLDHLGDSYRAAGDTAAARSAWTQAVEILDQLGHLDADRVRIKLGS from the coding sequence GTGAGGCTGCTGGGTGCGGTCGAGGTCGCCGTCGGCGACGAGGTGCGGCCGGTTCCAGGGCTGCGCCGTAAGGCCGTGCTGGCGATGCTGGGTCTGCATCCCGGGCAGGTCGTCAGCAGCGACCGCCTGATCGATGTGGTGTGGGCGGAGGATGCGCCCGCCACCGCGCTCAACACGCTGCAGCGCCACATCTCCTACCTCCGCGACCTGCTGGGCGCCAAGGAATTCATCATGGCCCGCTCCTCCGGCTACCTGCTCGCCCTCGGCGACGAGGCGACGGACGTGCTCGCCGCCGAGCGCCTGATCCGTGCCGCCAAGCGGGCATCGGATCCACATCGGAGAGTCGAGGGGCTCCGCGCCGCGCTCGCGCTCTGGCGGGGCCGTCCGCTGACCGGTGTCACCGCCCTGCGCTGGTTCGGCGAGCAGGCGGAGCGGCTCGACGACATGGAGCGCGACGCGATGCGGGCGCTCGCCGAGGCCCGCCTCGAACTCGGTGAGCATCAGGCGCTCATCCCCGAACTGGAGCGCCTGCTCGCCGACCGGCCGCTCGACGAGGGTCTGTGCCGGCTGCTGATGACCGCGCTCTACCGCTCCGGCCGCCAGGCCGCGTCGCTGGAGCGGTTCCAGCAGCTCCGGCAGGTACTCGCCGAGGAGCTCGGTATCGATCCCAGCCAGCCGCTGCGGGAGTTGGAGACGGCGATCCTGCGCCAGGATCCGGCGCTCGACCCGCCCATCCGGGTCGCCGTCGTGGCCGGGACGCCCGTACCGGCACAGCTGCCGCTCGCCACCCGCGGGTTCGCGCCGCGGCACCGGGAACTCGCCCGCCTCGACGCCATGCTCGCCGAGAGCCGCGACGCCGGCTCGATGATGGTCACGGTCGTCTCCGGCACCGCGGGCGCGGGCAAGACGTCACTCGCCGTGCACTGGGCCCACCAGGTACGCGGATCGTTCCCGGACGGCCAGCTCTATGTCGACCTGCGCGGCTTCGGCGGTGACGCCCGGGTGGACCCGCCCGCGGTGCTGCGCCGCTTCCTCGATGCCTACGGCGTACCGGGGAACCGCATCCCGGCCGGTCCGGACGAGCTGGCCGCGTTCTACCGCACGATGCTCGCCGACCGGCGGGTGCTGATCGTGCTCGACAACGCCCGCGACGTCGAGCAGGTGCGGCCGCTGCTGCCCGGGTCGCCCGGCTGCGCCGTCCTGGTGACCAGCCGCAACCAGCTCACCGGACTGGTCGCCGTCGAGGGCGCGCAGTCGATAACGCTGGGCCTGCTCACCGACGACGAGGCGCGCGACCTGCTGACGCGGCGCATCGGCGCGGGCCGGGTCGCCGCCGAGGCCGTCGCCGTCCGCGACATGATCACGCTCTGTGCCCGGCTCCCACTGGCCCTGGCGCTGGCGGCGGCGAGCTGCGTCACCCGGCCGGACCTGGCCGTGGGGGAGGTGACCACGCAGCTGCGCGCGACGGCGGGACCGTTCGACGCACTCCGGAGCGTCTTCTCCTGGTCCTATCAGGCCGTCAGTCCCGCCGCGGCCCGGCTCTTCCGGCTGCTGGGCCTCCACCCGGGGCCGAGCTTCACCGTGCCCGCGGCGGCAACCCTGACCGGCCTCGACGTGGCGGTGGTCCGGCCGCTGCTCGCGGAGCTCATCGACGCGAACCTGATCCAGGAGTCGATTCTCGGCCGTTACCGCTTCCACGATCTCCTGTGGGCCTATGCCCTGGACCGTGCCGGCAGCGACGAGAGCCAGGCCGCGCGCCATGCCGCGGGCCACCGCCTGCTCGACCACTACCTGCACACCTCGGTACGCGCGGCGATGCTGCTCACGCCGCATCGGCAGCCGCTCACCGGGCTCCTGCCGCCGCTGCCCGGTGTCACCCTGGCCGAGCCGGTGACGCGGGACGCGTCGGTGGCCTGGTTCACCGACGAGCGCAGCGCGCTGCAGGCGATGCTGCGGCGGGCGGCGGCCGAGGGGTTCGACACCCACGCGTGGCAGCTGGCCTGGGCGGTGCAGGACTTCCTGGACCGGTGGGGCCACTGGGACGACCAGGTCGCCAACCAGCTCCTGGCGTCCGACGCCGCCGCGCGGCTCGGTCAGCGGGCAGCCGAGGGGCACGCCCACATCAGCGCCTCGACGACCTATGCCCGGCTCGGTGACAACGACCGGGCTCAGGACCACCTGCGCCGGGCGCTCGACCTCTTCGCCGACCTGGGCGACCTCGGCAGCCAGGCCAAGGTCCAGTACCAGCTGGGCTGGCTCGCCAACCGCCAGGGCCGCCACGAGCAGGCCGTCCGGCACGCCCGGCAGGCGCTGCGCCTCTACCGCGCCGCCGGCCAGCCGATGATGGCGGCGCGCACGCTCAATTCACTGGGCTGGGGGTACGCCCTCAGCGGCGATTTCGCCCGCGCCCGCCCCCGATGCGAGCTGGCCCTGGCCCAGATGCGGGAACTCGGTGACCTGGCCTTCCAGGCCGGGACCTCGGACAGCCTCGGCTACATCAACCACCATCTGGGCAATTACGACCTCGCCATCGCGCACTACCTGCGGGCGATCGAGCTCTACCAGGGCAATGACGACCGCTACTACGAGGCCGACGTGCTCGACCACCTCGGCGACTCCTACCGGGCAGCCGGTGACACGGCGGCTGCCCGGTCCGCCTGGACGCAGGCGGTGGAGATCCTGGATCAGCTGGGCCACCTGGACGCCGACCGGGTCCGGATCAAGCTCGGGTCCTGA
- a CDS encoding SDR family oxidoreductase has product MTGCSSGLGRALAENLARTGEQAVVTARNPATLADLAEAHPATIAVAALDVRDEAQCQAAVDLAGERFGGIDVLVNNAGYGQFGSVEEVSEQEVRDQLETNLLGPWRLLRMVLPQWRERRSGHSILVSSTCGSMSLPGLSAYAVSKFALEGLGESLALEAAHLGVKSTILQLGGFATSYGTSLVEPARRIEDYAVAEDGVLAGTRAIADYEFTTPVELFPLLVRKVAAMAEPPLRVPFGRDIEVYLAAALRARHQDFEQALAEGRHTAEWVTP; this is encoded by the coding sequence GTGACAGGCTGTTCCAGCGGGCTCGGTCGGGCGCTGGCCGAGAACCTCGCCCGGACCGGCGAGCAGGCGGTCGTCACCGCCCGCAACCCGGCGACCCTCGCCGACCTGGCCGAGGCCCATCCGGCGACGATCGCGGTCGCCGCCCTGGACGTCCGGGACGAGGCGCAGTGCCAGGCCGCCGTCGACCTCGCGGGGGAGCGCTTCGGCGGGATCGACGTGCTCGTCAACAACGCCGGCTACGGCCAGTTCGGCTCGGTCGAGGAGGTCTCCGAGCAGGAGGTACGCGATCAGCTGGAGACCAACCTGCTCGGACCGTGGCGGCTGCTGCGGATGGTGCTGCCGCAGTGGCGTGAGCGCCGGTCCGGCCACTCGATCCTCGTCTCCTCCACCTGCGGCTCGATGTCGCTGCCGGGGCTGTCGGCCTATGCGGTGAGCAAGTTCGCCCTGGAGGGGCTCGGCGAGTCGCTGGCGCTGGAGGCGGCGCACCTCGGGGTGAAGTCGACGATCCTGCAGCTCGGCGGGTTCGCGACCAGCTACGGCACGTCGCTCGTCGAGCCCGCGCGGCGGATCGAGGACTACGCCGTGGCCGAGGACGGCGTCCTCGCGGGCACCCGGGCGATCGCGGACTACGAGTTCACCACGCCGGTGGAGCTCTTCCCGCTGCTGGTGCGCAAGGTCGCGGCGATGGCGGAGCCGCCGCTGCGGGTGCCGTTCGGCCGGGACATCGAGGTCTATCTCGCCGCCGCGCTCCGGGCCAGGCACCAGGACTTCGAGCAGGCGCTCGCGGAGGGCCGGCACACGGCGGAGTGGGTCACGCCGTAA
- a CDS encoding response regulator transcription factor, translating to MRVVIAEDSVLLREGLAGLLTRFGCEVTAAVGDAAALIAAVTADPPDLVVTDVRMPPGFTDEGLRAAVALRRAHPGLPVVALSQYVQHTYAAELLASGGGIGYLLKDRIGDIAEFVDALRRVAAGGTVIDPEVVRQLMRHGREPIATLSPREREVLALVAEGHSNAAIARTLVLSEAAVNKHIGNILAKLHLPLTDDTNRRVLAVLAYLRG from the coding sequence GTGCGCGTCGTGATCGCCGAGGACTCCGTCCTGCTCCGGGAAGGGCTCGCCGGGCTGCTCACCCGGTTCGGCTGCGAGGTGACCGCCGCCGTCGGCGACGCGGCGGCGCTCATCGCGGCCGTCACCGCCGACCCGCCCGATCTCGTCGTCACCGATGTCCGGATGCCGCCGGGCTTCACCGACGAGGGCCTGCGCGCCGCCGTCGCCCTCCGCCGGGCCCACCCGGGCCTCCCGGTCGTGGCACTGAGCCAGTACGTGCAGCACACCTACGCGGCGGAGCTGCTCGCCTCGGGCGGCGGCATCGGTTACCTGCTCAAGGACCGGATCGGCGACATCGCGGAGTTCGTGGACGCCCTGCGGCGGGTCGCGGCGGGCGGGACGGTGATCGATCCGGAGGTGGTCCGGCAGCTCATGCGGCACGGACGGGAGCCGATCGCGACACTCTCGCCCCGGGAGCGCGAGGTGCTCGCGCTCGTCGCCGAGGGCCACTCCAACGCCGCGATCGCGCGCACGCTGGTGCTCTCCGAGGCCGCCGTCAACAAGCACATCGGCAACATCCTCGCCAAGCTGCACCTGCCGCTCACCGACGACACCAACCGGCGGGTGCTGGCGGTCCTGGCCTACCTGCGGGGCTGA
- a CDS encoding SDR family oxidoreductase, whose translation MTAYAVTGATGPFGRLVIASLLERGVAPSDVTAVVRSPEKAADLAELGVQVRHGDYDRPETLGTALTGIDVLLLVSGSEVGKRVPQHTAVIDAAKAAGVGRIVYTSALRADTTELPVAPEHKATEAALKASGVPFTILRNGWYTENYTGQLGSYRERGAVVDATGDGRIAAATRADYAEAAAAVLVADGHEGKTYELGGTPFTTTELAATITEVTGTPVARQSITVAELAAVLRGAGLDEGTAGFVASLDEATARGDLDTDSGDLPRLLGRPATSLADAIRAAA comes from the coding sequence ATGACCGCGTACGCAGTCACCGGAGCCACCGGCCCCTTCGGCCGCCTCGTCATCGCCTCGCTGCTCGAGCGGGGTGTCGCCCCGTCCGACGTGACGGCGGTCGTCCGCAGCCCCGAGAAGGCGGCCGACCTCGCCGAGCTCGGCGTCCAGGTGCGCCACGGCGACTACGACCGGCCCGAGACGCTCGGCACCGCGCTCACCGGCATCGACGTGCTGCTCCTCGTCTCCGGCAGCGAGGTCGGCAAGCGCGTGCCGCAGCACACCGCCGTCATCGACGCCGCGAAGGCCGCCGGGGTCGGCCGGATCGTCTACACCAGCGCCCTGCGCGCCGACACCACCGAGCTCCCCGTCGCACCGGAGCACAAGGCGACCGAGGCGGCCCTGAAGGCGTCGGGCGTGCCCTTCACGATCCTGCGCAACGGCTGGTACACGGAGAACTACACCGGCCAGCTCGGCTCCTACCGGGAGCGGGGTGCGGTGGTCGACGCCACCGGAGACGGCCGGATCGCCGCCGCCACCCGGGCCGACTACGCCGAGGCCGCGGCCGCCGTGCTCGTCGCGGACGGGCACGAGGGCAAGACCTACGAGCTCGGCGGTACGCCGTTCACCACCACGGAGCTCGCCGCGACGATCACCGAGGTCACCGGTACGCCGGTCGCCCGGCAGAGCATCACCGTGGCCGAGCTCGCCGCGGTCCTGCGGGGTGCGGGGCTCGACGAGGGCACGGCCGGGTTCGTCGCCTCACTCGACGAGGCGACCGCCCGCGGCGACCTCGACACCGACAGCGGCGACCTGCCCCGCCTGCTGGGTCGCCCCGCCACCTCGCTGGCCGACGCGATCCGCGCCGCCGCCTGA
- a CDS encoding response regulator, producing MIRVLLGDDQALVRAGFRALLESEPDIEVVGEAGDGAHAVRLARQTRPDVVLMDIRMPGMDGLAATREIAADPDLSGVRIVVLTTFELDEYVAEALRVGAAGFLVKNTEPAELIRGVRVVAAGEGLLSPSVTRRVIEQFAQRSAAPAPPRQLADLTEREREVVTLAGAGLTNGEIAARLGVSPATAKTHVSRAMVKLGARDRAQLVVFAYEAGLVRPGWLP from the coding sequence ATGATCCGGGTGCTGCTCGGCGACGACCAGGCGCTGGTGCGGGCCGGTTTCCGGGCCCTGCTGGAGTCCGAACCCGACATCGAGGTGGTGGGGGAGGCCGGTGACGGTGCGCACGCCGTGCGGCTGGCCCGGCAGACCCGCCCCGACGTGGTGCTGATGGACATCCGGATGCCCGGCATGGACGGCCTCGCCGCCACCCGGGAGATCGCCGCCGACCCCGACCTGTCCGGTGTCCGGATCGTCGTCCTCACCACCTTCGAGCTGGACGAATACGTCGCCGAGGCGCTGCGGGTCGGTGCGGCCGGGTTCCTGGTGAAGAACACGGAGCCTGCCGAGCTGATTCGCGGCGTACGGGTGGTGGCGGCGGGGGAGGGGCTGCTCTCGCCGAGCGTGACCCGGCGGGTGATCGAGCAGTTCGCGCAGCGGTCGGCGGCCCCGGCACCGCCCCGGCAGCTCGCCGACCTCACCGAGCGGGAACGCGAGGTGGTGACGCTGGCCGGTGCCGGGCTCACCAACGGGGAGATCGCGGCGCGGCTCGGGGTGAGCCCGGCGACGGCGAAGACCCACGTGTCGCGGGCGATGGTGAAGCTCGGCGCCCGGGACCGGGCGCAGCTCGTCGTCTTCGCCTACGAGGCCGGCCTGGTCCGCCCCGGCTGGCTCCCCTGA
- a CDS encoding sensor histidine kinase, which produces MTLDSPSAPLSAVTRRQFHLSASLWRSLAYAVGTALASGVLWTLLACPLAPVAIAAGKLRHGTEDLVTAVPLGLIGIVLLALIGPPLAVGVGYVERWRLRLVDDRPARDGRSGRNLYLDPATWRAFAYLLVLAVIAPLWLGAVMIAGLLVGALIAAPLAIRLDPGAFVIGTTTVDSMGQAIGLSLVGLVAAAILVYLTAAFSLAQAALARALLTVEAGSAEAQLVEVTASRARLADAFDAELHRIERNLHDGAQQRLVSLTMQLGLAKLDLPPGSPAAVAVDSAHEQAKAVMVELRDLVRGISPRTLTELGLPAAIDELAAAGPLSVTVRVSAARLPAPVETTAYFAISEALANVAKHSCTTRASVTVAQNAGMLTVEIRDDGRGGADPAGGSGITGLADRVAAVGGRLLLSSPVGGPTIVRIELPCAS; this is translated from the coding sequence ATGACCTTGGACTCCCCATCCGCGCCGCTCAGCGCGGTCACCCGGCGGCAATTCCATCTCTCCGCGTCACTCTGGCGGAGCCTCGCCTACGCCGTCGGCACCGCGCTCGCCAGCGGTGTCCTGTGGACCCTGCTCGCCTGCCCCCTCGCCCCGGTGGCGATCGCCGCGGGCAAGCTCCGGCACGGCACGGAGGACCTGGTCACCGCCGTCCCGCTCGGGCTGATCGGCATCGTGCTGCTGGCGCTGATCGGCCCGCCGCTCGCGGTCGGCGTCGGCTACGTCGAACGGTGGCGGCTGCGGCTCGTCGACGACCGCCCGGCCCGGGACGGGCGCAGCGGCCGGAACCTCTACCTCGACCCGGCGACCTGGCGGGCCTTCGCCTACCTGCTCGTGCTCGCGGTCATCGCCCCGCTGTGGCTCGGCGCGGTCATGATCGCCGGGCTGCTCGTCGGCGCCCTCATCGCCGCCCCGCTCGCGATCAGGCTCGACCCCGGCGCGTTCGTGATCGGCACGACCACGGTGGACTCGATGGGCCAGGCGATCGGGCTCTCGCTCGTCGGGCTCGTCGCGGCGGCGATCCTGGTCTACCTGACCGCCGCCTTCAGCCTGGCGCAGGCGGCCCTCGCCCGGGCGCTGCTCACCGTCGAGGCGGGTTCGGCCGAGGCGCAGCTCGTCGAGGTCACCGCGTCCCGGGCCCGGCTCGCCGACGCGTTCGACGCCGAGCTGCACCGGATCGAGCGCAACCTCCACGACGGCGCGCAGCAGCGCCTCGTCAGCCTCACCATGCAGCTCGGCCTCGCGAAGCTCGACCTGCCACCGGGGTCCCCCGCGGCGGTCGCCGTCGACTCCGCGCACGAGCAGGCGAAGGCGGTCATGGTCGAGCTGCGGGACCTGGTCCGGGGCATCAGCCCGCGTACGCTCACCGAACTCGGCCTGCCCGCCGCGATCGACGAGCTCGCCGCAGCCGGCCCGCTCTCGGTCACCGTGCGGGTGAGTGCAGCCCGGCTGCCCGCGCCCGTCGAGACCACCGCCTACTTCGCGATCTCCGAAGCGCTCGCCAATGTCGCCAAGCACAGCTGTACGACCCGGGCCTCGGTCACCGTGGCGCAGAATGCAGGCATGCTCACCGTGGAGATCCGCGACGACGGCCGGGGCGGCGCGGATCCCGCCGGTGGCTCCGGCATCACCGGCCTCGCCGACCGGGTCGCCGCCGTCGGCGGTCGGCTGCTGCTCTCCAGCCCCGTCGGCGGGCCCACCATCGTCCGGATCGAGCTGCCGTGCGCGTCGTGA
- a CDS encoding winged helix-turn-helix transcriptional regulator, with protein MVTVTAGLSAGSETSPDPTDELISDVFARDCLSRATLEDVAGKWGILALLALGEGELRFNALRRRVQGVSEKMLSQTLQTLERDGMLSRDVITTIPPRVQYSLTPLGERVAQQLRGLAELLEGSVDEVGAARAAYDARALTG; from the coding sequence GTGGTTACCGTCACCGCAGGCCTTTCGGCCGGCTCCGAGACCAGCCCCGACCCCACGGACGAGCTGATCAGCGACGTGTTCGCCCGGGACTGCCTGTCGCGGGCCACGCTGGAGGACGTCGCCGGGAAGTGGGGCATCCTCGCCCTGCTCGCCCTCGGCGAGGGGGAGCTGCGCTTCAACGCGCTGCGGCGCCGGGTGCAGGGGGTGAGCGAGAAGATGCTCTCCCAGACGCTCCAGACCCTTGAGCGCGACGGCATGCTCAGCCGCGACGTGATCACGACGATTCCGCCGCGCGTGCAGTACTCGTTGACGCCGCTGGGGGAGCGGGTCGCGCAGCAGCTGCGGGGCCTCGCCGAGCTGCTGGAGGGGTCGGTCGACGAGGTGGGCGCCGCACGCGCTGCGTACGACGCCCGTGCTCTCACAGGTTGA
- a CDS encoding AfsR/SARP family transcriptional regulator — MTTIRLLGPPGIERDGQPVRSPRGRKAWALLCYLLLAERPPTRTHLAELFFGEADDPLGALRWTLAELRRALGVTDALRGDPVGVVLGAGIDVDVVLLTDESADPGLLLDAAGELLEGVNPASSPEFDSWLVVERHRVSAMIEARLRHAAAVLLAAGRADDAIAYAARAVARNPLEEGNHERLVRCLAAAGNRTAAQRQVAICEDLLRRELGIEASPALREAAGTATGSPRLAPRNGRAAAISQLDAGRAAIVAGAVDAGLECLRRAVAEAAGCHDISLQARALGALGGALIHAVRGRDEEGALALHEAIAFAAEAGDRTTSVAAHRELGFVEVQAGRYRTAETWLAKAQAMAETDAELAPLLGVRGMNASDTGDYPTALAVLAESVERAQRCGDHRQQAWSLSISARAHLLRGERSQASIELARSLALIREQRWMAFLPWPQALQAELDLQTGDAESAADGLEQAWATACRLGDPCWEGMAARGMGLLHARRGDHDAATAWLTEAETRCSRVPDRYQWVHAYVLDAAITTALDRDDERRAGPLVTALSSLAARSGMREFVVRAHLHRHRLGDPTALAASRLLGADIDNPALAALLRVTA, encoded by the coding sequence ATGACGACGATCCGGCTGCTCGGTCCGCCGGGGATCGAGCGGGACGGGCAGCCCGTGCGGTCGCCGCGCGGACGCAAGGCGTGGGCCCTGCTCTGCTACCTCCTGCTCGCCGAGCGGCCGCCCACGCGTACCCATCTGGCGGAGCTGTTCTTCGGCGAGGCCGACGACCCGCTGGGCGCGCTGCGCTGGACCCTCGCGGAGCTGCGCCGCGCGCTCGGCGTGACCGACGCGCTGCGCGGCGATCCGGTCGGGGTGGTGCTCGGCGCCGGGATCGACGTCGACGTGGTGCTGCTCACGGACGAGTCCGCCGATCCGGGCCTGCTCCTCGACGCCGCGGGTGAGCTGCTCGAAGGTGTGAATCCGGCGTCCAGCCCGGAGTTCGACTCGTGGCTGGTGGTGGAGCGGCACCGCGTCTCGGCGATGATCGAGGCACGGCTGCGCCACGCGGCGGCCGTGCTGCTCGCGGCGGGACGGGCCGACGACGCCATCGCCTACGCGGCCCGGGCCGTCGCGCGCAACCCGCTGGAGGAGGGCAACCACGAGCGGCTGGTGCGCTGCCTCGCGGCGGCGGGCAACCGGACCGCGGCGCAGCGGCAGGTGGCGATCTGCGAGGACCTGCTGCGGCGCGAGCTGGGCATCGAGGCGTCACCGGCGCTGCGGGAGGCGGCGGGTACGGCCACCGGGTCGCCCCGGCTCGCACCGCGCAACGGCCGGGCCGCCGCGATCAGCCAGCTCGACGCCGGACGGGCCGCGATCGTCGCCGGTGCCGTCGACGCCGGGCTGGAGTGCCTGCGCCGCGCGGTCGCCGAGGCCGCCGGCTGCCACGACATCAGCCTCCAGGCGCGGGCACTGGGGGCGCTCGGCGGTGCGCTGATCCACGCGGTCCGGGGCCGGGACGAGGAGGGCGCGCTCGCGCTGCACGAGGCGATCGCGTTCGCCGCCGAGGCCGGCGACCGGACCACCTCGGTCGCGGCCCACCGGGAGCTGGGCTTCGTCGAGGTGCAGGCGGGCCGCTACCGGACCGCCGAGACCTGGCTGGCGAAGGCGCAGGCGATGGCCGAGACCGACGCCGAACTCGCGCCCCTGCTGGGGGTACGCGGCATGAACGCCTCCGACACCGGCGACTACCCCACCGCGCTCGCCGTGCTCGCCGAGTCCGTCGAGCGGGCGCAGCGCTGCGGCGACCACCGACAGCAGGCATGGTCCCTGTCGATCTCGGCCCGCGCACACCTGCTCCGCGGCGAGCGCAGCCAGGCCTCGATCGAGCTGGCGCGGTCGCTGGCCCTCATCCGCGAGCAGCGCTGGATGGCCTTCCTGCCCTGGCCGCAGGCGCTCCAGGCGGAGCTCGACCTGCAGACGGGCGATGCCGAGAGCGCGGCCGACGGGCTCGAACAGGCCTGGGCGACCGCCTGCCGGCTCGGCGACCCGTGCTGGGAGGGGATGGCCGCCCGGGGCATGGGCCTGCTGCACGCCCGGCGCGGCGACCACGACGCGGCGACGGCGTGGCTCACCGAGGCGGAGACGCGGTGCAGCCGGGTGCCCGACCGGTACCAGTGGGTGCACGCCTACGTGCTGGACGCGGCGATCACCACCGCGCTCGACCGCGACGACGAGCGGCGGGCCGGGCCGCTCGTCACCGCGCTGTCGTCCCTCGCCGCGAGATCCGGGATGCGGGAGTTCGTCGTCCGCGCCCACCTGCACCGGCACCGGCTGGGCGACCCGACCGCGCTCGCCGCGTCCCGGCTGCTCGGCGCCGACATCGACAACCCGGCCCTGGCGGCGCTGCTCCGCGTTACGGCGTGA